A genomic window from Oceanobacillus timonensis includes:
- a CDS encoding thiamine pyrophosphate-dependent dehydrogenase E1 component subunit alpha translates to MAQTSWENVSDELALEMFEMMLLARKIDERMWLLNRSGKISFVVSCQGQEAAQVGAAFALNRKEDYIAPYYRDLGVVLAFGMTAQDIMLSAFGKAEDPNSGGRQMPGHFGQKKNRILTGSSPVTTQLPHAVGVALAAKMDKKDITAFVTLGEGSSNQGDFHEGLNFAGVQKLPVITMVENNQYAISVPYDKQVASKTVAERASSYGMPGITVDGNDPIAVYQAVREARELAASGGGPTLIEALTYRFTAHSSDDDDRAYREDDEVKEAKEKDSIVTFAATLKEKQILDDSKEKEIHERIDKLINSATDYAEKAAFADPEDTLKYVYEELDEGGENNA, encoded by the coding sequence ATGGCACAAACATCTTGGGAAAATGTAAGTGACGAACTGGCTTTAGAAATGTTTGAAATGATGCTGTTAGCAAGAAAAATTGACGAAAGAATGTGGCTGTTAAACCGTTCCGGGAAAATTTCATTTGTGGTTTCTTGCCAAGGACAAGAAGCAGCACAAGTGGGAGCTGCATTTGCATTGAATCGCAAGGAAGATTATATTGCACCTTATTATCGGGATTTAGGCGTTGTTCTTGCGTTTGGAATGACTGCTCAAGATATTATGCTTTCCGCTTTTGGTAAAGCAGAAGACCCAAACTCTGGCGGAAGACAAATGCCGGGACATTTCGGTCAGAAAAAAAATCGCATACTAACTGGATCTTCTCCAGTAACAACCCAACTTCCGCATGCTGTTGGCGTAGCGCTCGCTGCTAAAATGGATAAGAAAGACATCACCGCTTTTGTCACTTTAGGAGAGGGTTCTTCCAATCAAGGTGACTTTCATGAAGGATTAAATTTTGCCGGCGTTCAAAAACTTCCGGTTATTACCATGGTCGAAAACAACCAATATGCCATTTCTGTGCCTTATGATAAGCAAGTAGCAAGTAAGACCGTCGCAGAACGTGCGTCTTCTTATGGCATGCCGGGAATTACCGTGGACGGAAATGATCCAATTGCGGTTTACCAAGCGGTAAGAGAAGCGAGAGAACTGGCAGCGAGTGGCGGAGGGCCAACTTTGATTGAAGCTTTAACCTATCGTTTTACAGCTCATTCCAGTGATGATGATGATCGTGCTTATCGGGAAGATGATGAAGTGAAAGAAGCGAAAGAAAAAGATTCGATTGTAACATTTGCTGCAACCTTGAAAGAAAAGCAAATTTTAGATGACTCCAAAGAAAAAGAAATTCATGAGCGGATTGACAAACTGATCAATAGTGCAACGGATTATGCAGAAAAAGCTGCTTTTGCGGATCCGGAAGACACATTAAAATACGTATATGAAGAACTGGATGAAGGAGGCGAAAATAATGCCTAA
- a CDS encoding alpha-ketoacid dehydrogenase subunit beta has product MPNMSYIQAITSALREEMERDESVFLLGEDVGKKGGVFKATEGLYQQFGEDRVLDTPLAESAIAGVAIGAAMYGKRPVAEMQFADFIMPAVNQIISEAAKMRYRSNNDWNAPITIRAPYGAGVHGGLYHSQSVEAVFANQPGLKIVMPSTPYDAKGLLKASIRDNDPVLYFEHKRAYRLLKEEVPEEDYVVPIGKADVKREGDDITVITYGLCVHFALQAAEKLAADGIEAHILDLRTVYPLDKEAIQEAASKTGKVLLITEDNKEGSIISEAAAIISEECLFDLDAPIQRLAGPDTPATPFAPVLEKFFLLNPDKVEKAMRDLAEY; this is encoded by the coding sequence ATGCCTAATATGTCTTATATTCAAGCAATTACCAGCGCTTTACGAGAAGAAATGGAGCGGGATGAAAGTGTCTTTCTTCTTGGAGAAGATGTAGGGAAAAAAGGCGGTGTATTTAAAGCGACGGAAGGGCTTTACCAGCAATTTGGCGAAGACCGCGTTTTAGACACCCCGTTAGCAGAGTCGGCGATTGCCGGAGTTGCTATTGGTGCAGCGATGTACGGAAAGCGTCCAGTTGCTGAAATGCAATTCGCTGATTTTATTATGCCTGCTGTCAACCAGATTATTTCCGAAGCAGCTAAAATGCGTTACCGTTCTAACAATGATTGGAATGCGCCCATTACGATACGTGCGCCATACGGGGCTGGTGTGCATGGCGGATTGTATCATTCTCAATCCGTTGAAGCAGTATTTGCAAATCAGCCGGGGTTAAAGATTGTTATGCCATCGACACCTTATGACGCAAAAGGTCTATTAAAAGCCTCCATTCGAGATAACGATCCAGTTTTATATTTTGAACATAAACGTGCTTATCGCTTGTTAAAAGAAGAAGTACCAGAAGAGGATTATGTCGTTCCAATTGGAAAAGCAGACGTCAAAAGAGAAGGGGATGACATTACGGTAATTACCTATGGTTTATGTGTTCATTTTGCTTTGCAGGCAGCTGAAAAGTTAGCAGCGGATGGAATCGAAGCACATATTCTTGATTTGCGTACGGTCTATCCTCTTGATAAAGAAGCCATTCAAGAAGCAGCAAGTAAAACAGGAAAAGTATTACTAATCACGGAGGATAATAAAGAGGGAAGTATTATTAGTGAGGCTGCTGCGATTATTTCTGAAGAATGCCTTTTTGATCTGGATGCTCCCATTCAGCGTTTGGCTGGACCTGATACGCCGGCAACACCATTTGCGCCAGTATTGGAGAAGTTCTTTTTGCTAAATCCGGACAAAGTAGAAAAAGCAATGCGTGACCTTGCAGAATATTAA
- a CDS encoding dihydrolipoamide acetyltransferase family protein, translating into MTVEKMTMPQLGESVTEGTISIWLVSVGDQVNKYDPIAEVMTDKVNAEIPSSYTGKITELTAAEGETIEVGTLICYIETEEAASEDAEAPSDTETSKEENTADKQVENTDSSMKKRYSPAVLRLSQEHQIDLNKIEGSGRGGRITRKDVEKYIENGDAVQKQSAPSQEKKTETAAVKETPSTQQESTQSAAGDTEIPVKGVRKVIAENMVRSTQEIPHAWMQVEVDVTELVKYRNSVKESFKEQEGFSLTPFAFFVKAVAQGLKEFPELNSMWAGDKIIQKKDIHLSIAVAKDNELFVPVIKHADEKTIKAIARDITTLAAKARQGKLSQEDMQGGTFTVNNTGSFGSVSSMGIINSPQAAILQVESIVKRPVIINDMFAARDMVNLSLSLDHRILDGLVCGRFLSRVKEILEGMNASSVSLY; encoded by the coding sequence ATGACTGTGGAAAAAATGACAATGCCTCAGCTTGGTGAGAGTGTAACAGAGGGAACGATCAGTATCTGGCTTGTTTCTGTCGGGGATCAGGTAAATAAATACGACCCGATTGCGGAAGTGATGACGGATAAAGTAAATGCCGAAATTCCCTCTTCCTATACAGGGAAAATAACAGAACTGACAGCAGCAGAAGGGGAAACGATAGAAGTTGGAACCCTGATTTGCTATATCGAAACAGAAGAGGCTGCATCAGAGGATGCAGAAGCACCTTCTGATACAGAAACAAGTAAAGAGGAAAATACTGCTGATAAACAAGTTGAGAATACAGACAGCTCGATGAAAAAAAGATATTCGCCGGCCGTATTACGCTTGTCTCAAGAGCATCAGATTGATTTAAATAAAATCGAAGGATCTGGAAGAGGCGGAAGAATTACCAGGAAAGATGTGGAAAAATACATTGAAAATGGCGATGCTGTCCAGAAGCAATCTGCGCCGTCACAGGAGAAGAAAACGGAGACTGCTGCTGTGAAAGAAACACCTTCGACACAACAAGAAAGCACCCAGAGCGCTGCTGGAGATACCGAAATTCCTGTAAAAGGAGTTCGAAAAGTGATTGCCGAAAATATGGTCCGTTCTACACAAGAAATCCCCCATGCCTGGATGCAGGTAGAGGTAGATGTGACCGAATTAGTGAAATACCGTAATAGTGTGAAAGAATCCTTTAAAGAGCAGGAAGGTTTTTCATTAACCCCCTTTGCTTTCTTCGTCAAAGCAGTTGCTCAGGGGCTAAAAGAATTCCCTGAATTAAACAGCATGTGGGCAGGAGATAAAATTATTCAAAAAAAAGATATTCATTTATCGATTGCGGTGGCAAAAGACAATGAATTATTCGTTCCTGTCATCAAACATGCGGATGAAAAAACGATTAAAGCAATCGCCCGTGATATTACAACGCTTGCTGCCAAAGCACGTCAGGGAAAACTGTCTCAGGAGGATATGCAGGGCGGTACATTTACGGTCAACAATACAGGTTCTTTTGGTTCGGTCTCTTCAATGGGAATTATTAATTCCCCGCAGGCTGCGATTTTACAAGTTGAATCGATTGTAAAACGACCTGTTATTATCAATGATATGTTTGCCGCTCGTGACATGGTGAATCTATCTCTTTCTTTAGATCACCGTATTTTAGACGGTCTTGTATGCGGCAGATTTTTATCTCGTGTGAAAGAAATTTTAGAAGGGATGAATGCATCATCCGTAAGCCTTTATTAA
- a CDS encoding BrxA/BrxB family bacilliredoxin — MDFDLFMQDVVNVARTDITESGYEEARTAEEVDTALAREGTTLVMVNSTCGCAGGVARPAAGNAIHYDKRPDHLVTVFAGQDKEATDQARTYFEGYAPSSPSFALLKDGKILDMVERNQIEGHSAMDVSVKLQNLFDEYCEEV; from the coding sequence ATGGATTTTGATTTATTTATGCAAGATGTCGTGAATGTAGCACGAACAGATATAACGGAATCAGGCTATGAAGAAGCGCGTACTGCAGAAGAAGTGGATACAGCATTAGCACGTGAAGGTACAACACTTGTGATGGTTAATTCAACTTGTGGCTGTGCCGGCGGAGTGGCTCGTCCAGCTGCAGGTAATGCCATTCATTACGATAAGCGTCCAGACCATCTAGTAACAGTATTTGCCGGACAGGACAAGGAAGCAACGGATCAAGCAAGAACTTATTTTGAAGGCTATGCACCTTCTTCCCCAAGTTTTGCACTGCTGAAGGATGGAAAAATCCTTGATATGGTAGAACGTAACCAGATTGAAGGACATAGTGCCATGGATGTATCTGTGAAGCTTCAAAACCTGTTTGATGAATATTGCGAAGAAGTGTAA
- a CDS encoding aromatic acid exporter family protein, which yields MKIGYRTLKTAVGTPISISLAQWIGLSNFISAGILTILCIQPSRKSSFLSAWQRFVACTAAVIFSCIIFELVGYYSLSIFLLLLLFIPAMVRLKATPGIASSSVVVLNLYGSGNITLSLIGEQFVLITVGLGVGLLLNVYMPSLDNKLKKLQSQLEMNFSRILYEYSLYIRDQNDKWQGEEIAATEDILSEAKQLVIRDKDNHLLRNEHTYYNYFKMRERQFELLKQMLPLVTHLPRTDHIALEIADFFEHLSKAVHPGNTAITFLEQLKELRREFHAEDLPETRETFETRAHLFQLLHEMEEYLIIKNKFKKSDVTPWKKRKLKREK from the coding sequence GTGAAAATAGGATATCGCACCCTCAAAACTGCTGTTGGAACGCCCATTTCCATTTCGTTAGCCCAATGGATTGGTCTTTCAAACTTTATTTCAGCAGGGATATTAACCATTCTTTGTATACAGCCCTCGAGAAAGTCTTCCTTTTTGAGTGCTTGGCAGCGATTTGTTGCGTGTACAGCAGCCGTTATTTTTTCGTGTATTATTTTTGAATTAGTTGGCTATTACAGCCTTTCTATATTTTTATTACTTCTTTTATTTATTCCTGCAATGGTCAGATTAAAAGCAACTCCAGGAATTGCATCCAGTTCAGTTGTGGTGCTGAACCTGTATGGTTCCGGGAATATAACACTCTCCTTAATTGGCGAGCAATTCGTTCTAATTACTGTCGGGCTGGGAGTAGGGCTGTTACTGAATGTTTATATGCCGAGCTTAGACAACAAATTAAAGAAACTGCAATCACAATTAGAAATGAATTTCAGCCGCATTTTGTATGAATACTCTTTGTATATCCGGGATCAAAACGACAAATGGCAAGGGGAAGAAATTGCAGCTACAGAGGATATTCTTTCCGAAGCAAAACAATTAGTTATCCGGGATAAAGATAATCATTTATTACGAAATGAACATACCTATTATAATTATTTTAAAATGAGAGAAAGACAATTTGAACTATTAAAGCAAATGCTGCCGCTTGTAACTCATTTACCAAGAACAGATCATATTGCGCTTGAGATTGCGGATTTCTTTGAACATTTATCTAAAGCTGTTCACCCAGGGAATACAGCTATTACGTTTTTAGAGCAATTAAAAGAGTTAAGGCGGGAATTTCATGCAGAGGATTTACCGGAAACGAGAGAGACATTTGAAACAAGAGCACATTTATTTCAGTTATTACATGAAATGGAAGAATACTTAATTATAAAAAATAAATTCAAGAAAAGCGATGTGACTCCCTGGAAGAAAAGGAAGTTAAAAAGGGAAAAGTAA
- a CDS encoding DUF4044 domain-containing protein, translating to MAAKQSVQKKRSKRAFRTKLIIYFMVALMIISAVTAGLAAFV from the coding sequence ATGGCAGCAAAGCAATCCGTACAAAAGAAACGTTCCAAACGCGCATTCCGTACCAAGCTTATTATATATTTCATGGTCGCTCTGATGATTATTTCAGCGGTTACAGCCGGACTAGCAGCTTTTGTTTAA
- a CDS encoding M20/M25/M40 family metallo-hydrolase, translating into MSVKQERLVNEFIELVQTDSETGFETEIANVLTKKFEALGVQVEEDNAKEQTGHGAGNLICTLPATKEDADAIYFTSHMDTVVPGKGIKPIITDGVISSEGDTILGSDDKAGLAAMFELIRVLQENNIPHGQIQFIITVGEESGLVGAKALDASKLDARYGYALDSNGTVGDIVVAAPTQAKIHATITGKTAHAGLEPEKGVSAITIASKAISKMPLGRIDKETTANIGRFEGGKQTNIVVDHVEILAEARSLSEEKMKDQVEKMKSAFEEAAEELGGSADVNIAIAYPGYHFEEGDQVVEVAREAAKAIGRESTLEQSGGGSDANVIAGYGIPTVNLAVGYEGIHTTDERIKVADLVKVTEFVVEIVKTAAK; encoded by the coding sequence ATGAGTGTGAAACAAGAAAGATTAGTAAATGAATTTATAGAACTTGTTCAAACAGATTCGGAAACAGGTTTTGAAACAGAAATAGCAAATGTTTTAACCAAAAAATTTGAAGCTTTAGGTGTTCAAGTGGAAGAAGATAATGCAAAAGAGCAAACAGGTCATGGTGCAGGGAATTTAATATGTACACTGCCGGCCACCAAAGAGGATGCAGATGCCATTTATTTTACTTCTCATATGGATACCGTGGTTCCTGGGAAGGGGATCAAACCGATAATAACAGATGGTGTGATTTCTTCAGAAGGAGACACCATTCTCGGATCAGATGATAAAGCAGGCTTAGCTGCTATGTTTGAGCTGATTAGAGTACTTCAGGAAAATAATATTCCTCATGGACAGATTCAATTTATTATTACTGTTGGAGAAGAATCTGGTTTGGTAGGCGCAAAAGCATTGGACGCTTCCAAATTGGATGCCCGTTATGGTTACGCCTTGGACAGCAATGGAACGGTTGGTGATATTGTTGTTGCTGCACCGACACAGGCAAAAATTCATGCAACGATTACTGGCAAAACAGCACATGCCGGATTGGAGCCTGAAAAAGGAGTGTCTGCTATTACCATTGCGTCCAAAGCGATTTCTAAAATGCCATTAGGACGCATTGATAAAGAAACAACCGCGAATATCGGACGTTTTGAAGGCGGCAAGCAAACCAATATTGTCGTAGACCACGTGGAAATTTTAGCTGAGGCACGTTCCTTATCTGAAGAAAAGATGAAAGACCAGGTTGAAAAAATGAAATCAGCTTTTGAAGAAGCTGCTGAAGAGCTTGGCGGTTCAGCTGATGTCAACATCGCTATTGCTTATCCCGGTTATCATTTTGAAGAGGGAGACCAGGTTGTCGAGGTAGCTAGAGAAGCCGCAAAAGCGATTGGCAGAGAAAGTACCTTGGAACAGAGTGGCGGCGGTAGTGACGCCAATGTCATCGCAGGGTATGGCATTCCAACAGTCAACTTAGCTGTTGGCTATGAGGGAATTCATACAACCGATGAACGTATTAAAGTAGCGGATTTGGTGAAAGTAACAGAATTTGTTGTGGAGATTGTTAAAACGGCAGCAAAATAA
- a CDS encoding DNA polymerase IV, with product MTQSVNSKRRIIFHIDMNCFYASVEMAHNPELKGRPIAIAGNPEERKGIIVTSSYEARAKGVKTTMPVWQAKKLCPHLLLMRPNFDRYREASRKIFKMLSEITPLVQPVSIDEGYLDITDTEGLGTPIEIAEYLQQRILKELDIPCSLGIAPNKFLAKMASDMKKPLGITILRKRELSTMLWPLAIEEMHGIGKKTAEKLRKVSIQTIGDLAIHDVYQLKQLLGVNGERMKNLANGIDYRLVDPEAVHDFKSIGSSQTLAHDTTDWDELHQLLDQLVSNVARRVKRKSATGKSVQLMIRFHNHQTITRSKTLQGYIDEKEDILFVAKELLKTHWNEDPVRLLGVSLQNLEEKRQVGEQLDLFTYRDNAKKEKLYETMEALTDKYGKDIFLPLNSEKEKDQQPRTSFQKDFLDDYKKP from the coding sequence ATGACGCAATCAGTCAATTCCAAAAGACGTATTATCTTTCATATTGATATGAACTGTTTTTATGCTTCGGTGGAAATGGCGCATAACCCGGAATTAAAAGGGCGTCCTATTGCGATAGCCGGGAATCCGGAAGAACGTAAGGGCATTATTGTTACAAGCAGTTACGAGGCTAGAGCAAAAGGTGTGAAAACAACCATGCCGGTTTGGCAGGCGAAAAAATTATGTCCTCATTTATTATTGATGCGACCTAATTTTGACAGGTACCGGGAAGCTTCCCGGAAGATTTTTAAGATGCTTTCGGAAATAACGCCGCTTGTTCAGCCGGTTTCAATTGATGAAGGTTATTTGGATATTACAGATACAGAAGGACTGGGAACGCCCATCGAAATAGCTGAATATCTGCAGCAAAGAATATTAAAAGAGCTGGATATTCCATGCAGTCTCGGTATTGCACCCAATAAATTTTTGGCAAAAATGGCTTCAGACATGAAAAAACCTTTAGGAATAACCATCCTTCGTAAGCGAGAATTATCTACCATGTTATGGCCGCTTGCCATTGAAGAAATGCACGGAATTGGTAAGAAAACAGCAGAAAAATTGAGGAAAGTATCTATTCAAACGATTGGCGATTTGGCCATACATGATGTATATCAGTTAAAACAGCTATTAGGTGTGAATGGAGAAAGAATGAAGAATCTTGCCAACGGGATAGATTATCGACTTGTTGACCCGGAAGCGGTACATGATTTTAAAAGTATCGGCAGTTCTCAAACATTAGCTCATGACACGACGGATTGGGATGAACTGCATCAGTTGCTGGATCAACTTGTTTCTAATGTAGCAAGAAGGGTGAAACGAAAAAGTGCGACAGGAAAAAGTGTCCAATTAATGATTCGCTTTCATAATCACCAAACGATTACACGCAGTAAAACATTACAAGGATATATCGATGAAAAAGAAGATATTCTTTTTGTGGCAAAAGAATTATTAAAAACCCATTGGAATGAAGATCCTGTACGGCTGTTAGGTGTCTCTTTGCAAAACTTAGAGGAGAAGAGGCAGGTTGGAGAGCAACTTGATTTATTTACCTATCGGGATAATGCCAAGAAGGAAAAACTGTATGAAACGATGGAAGCATTAACAGATAAATACGGGAAGGATATCTTTTTACCTCTAAACAGCGAGAAAGAAAAAGATCAGCAGCCGCGCACAAGCTTTCAAAAAGATTTCTTGGACGACTATAAAAAGCCTTGA
- a CDS encoding aldehyde dehydrogenase — protein sequence MTLQENYQQIVDDQRKYVDQGNTVDYTFRKQQLENIKKILKDNEKEIYDVLKKDLNKPDHEVVLTEIGIIQSELEVAIKNLRYWMQPEKVASPLTHKGSKSYILKEPLGVVLVIAPWNYPLQLSLAPIVGAIAAGNAVVLKPSEHAPHTSDFLARVVEENFDPAYFTVVQGAVEETTELLKQRFDHIFYTGGSAVGKIVMRAASEHLTPVTLELGGKSPAIVDEDANIQMAAKRIVWGKYTNAGQTCVAPDYLLVQESVKFKLLKAMKKQIKSLFGKNALQGENYSRIINYDHFKRLTAFLNEDHIVHGGEYNEEELIIEPTILDKIDWEDAIMQEEIFGPILPVLHFENIEDALSLIKSREKPLALYYFGENPRMQSQVMEYVSFGGGSINDTFFHLANPYLPFGGVGQSGMGSYHGKASFDTFSHQKSILKQTTKFDIPFRYSGGTVTSNILKKFLS from the coding sequence ATGACCTTACAAGAAAACTACCAACAAATTGTTGATGATCAGCGAAAATATGTTGACCAGGGAAACACGGTTGATTATACGTTTCGTAAACAACAATTAGAAAATATAAAAAAAATATTAAAAGATAATGAAAAAGAAATATACGATGTCTTAAAAAAAGATTTAAATAAACCCGATCACGAGGTTGTACTTACGGAGATCGGCATTATTCAAAGCGAATTGGAAGTTGCCATCAAAAATCTCCGCTATTGGATGCAGCCTGAAAAAGTGGCTTCTCCATTAACGCATAAAGGGTCGAAAAGCTATATTCTAAAAGAACCGCTTGGCGTTGTTCTGGTTATTGCACCTTGGAATTACCCTCTGCAGTTATCGCTTGCGCCTATTGTCGGAGCGATTGCAGCTGGCAACGCAGTGGTTTTAAAACCTTCTGAACATGCTCCGCACACGTCTGACTTTCTCGCCAGAGTGGTGGAAGAAAACTTTGATCCCGCTTATTTCACTGTTGTACAGGGTGCTGTCGAGGAAACAACAGAGCTGTTAAAGCAACGATTTGATCATATTTTCTACACCGGGGGAAGTGCTGTTGGAAAAATCGTCATGCGTGCAGCAAGTGAACATTTAACGCCGGTTACCTTGGAATTAGGCGGGAAAAGCCCGGCTATTGTTGATGAAGATGCCAATATCCAGATGGCAGCCAAGCGAATCGTGTGGGGAAAGTATACAAACGCCGGTCAAACTTGTGTTGCTCCAGATTATTTATTAGTTCAGGAATCTGTTAAATTTAAGCTTTTAAAAGCAATGAAAAAACAAATTAAATCGTTATTCGGCAAGAATGCTCTCCAAGGTGAAAACTACTCCAGAATCATTAACTATGACCATTTTAAGCGTCTGACCGCATTTTTAAATGAAGATCATATTGTGCACGGCGGAGAATATAACGAGGAAGAATTAATCATTGAACCTACGATTCTTGATAAAATAGATTGGGAAGATGCTATCATGCAAGAAGAAATATTCGGCCCGATTCTGCCGGTGTTACACTTCGAAAATATAGAAGACGCCCTTTCACTGATTAAATCAAGAGAAAAGCCGCTAGCTTTATATTACTTTGGAGAAAATCCAAGAATGCAATCTCAAGTAATGGAATATGTTTCTTTTGGCGGCGGTTCTATTAATGATACCTTCTTTCATTTGGCCAATCCGTATTTGCCTTTTGGCGGTGTCGGACAGAGCGGAATGGGAAGTTATCATGGAAAAGCCAGCTTCGATACTTTTTCACATCAGAAAAGTATTTTAAAGCAGACAACGAAATTTGATATTCCTTTTCGTTATTCAGGCGGTACGGTTACTTCAAATATTTTAAAGAAATTTTTATCTTAA
- the rnz gene encoding ribonuclease Z: MDITFLGTGAGLPSKERNVTAITLSMLQELNEVWLFDCGEATQHQLLHTKIKPGKINKLFITHMHGDHIYGLPGFLSSRSFQAGTDRPLTIYGPEGIREFVQSALKLSYTHLTYPLTIIEIEEGLLLETEAVKVYTKKLAHGVPSFGFRIVEKDKPGELLVEKLKAKGIRPGPIYGEIKDNPSVTLEDGTIINRRDFIGQPKKGRIISILGDTKYQSAHKDFISHSDLFIHEATFAANQATLAENYFHSTNRQAAKLALDANCKQLILTHISSRYQFQKMDQFLEEAKEVFSNTFVARDFSVFQL, from the coding sequence ATGGATATTACTTTCTTAGGCACCGGAGCCGGTCTTCCTTCCAAAGAAAGGAACGTAACAGCTATCACGCTCAGTATGCTGCAGGAACTGAATGAGGTCTGGCTGTTCGATTGTGGTGAAGCGACACAGCATCAACTTCTTCATACTAAAATTAAACCGGGAAAAATAAATAAACTTTTTATTACGCATATGCATGGAGACCATATTTACGGTTTACCGGGCTTTCTCAGCAGCCGTTCTTTCCAGGCGGGTACAGATAGACCCTTAACCATTTATGGCCCTGAGGGAATCAGGGAGTTTGTTCAGTCTGCTTTGAAATTAAGCTATACCCATTTAACATATCCTCTGACAATCATTGAAATCGAAGAAGGATTATTACTTGAAACAGAAGCAGTAAAAGTATATACTAAAAAGCTTGCACATGGTGTTCCGAGCTTTGGTTTTCGAATTGTTGAGAAAGATAAGCCGGGGGAACTGCTTGTTGAAAAATTAAAAGCAAAAGGGATACGACCAGGTCCGATTTATGGAGAAATAAAAGACAATCCTTCTGTTACGTTGGAAGACGGTACCATCATCAACCGACGTGATTTTATCGGCCAGCCTAAGAAAGGAAGAATCATTTCCATACTAGGTGATACCAAATACCAGTCAGCACATAAAGATTTTATTAGCCATAGCGATTTGTTCATTCATGAAGCAACTTTTGCTGCAAATCAAGCAACGCTAGCAGAAAACTATTTTCATTCTACCAATAGACAAGCTGCAAAATTAGCACTTGACGCAAATTGTAAACAACTTATTTTGACACATATATCTTCAAGGTATCAATTCCAGAAAATGGATCAATTTCTGGAAGAGGCAAAAGAAGTTTTTTCGAATACATTTGTTGCCAGAGACTTTAGTGTGTTTCAATTATAG
- a CDS encoding glycerophosphodiester phosphodiesterase, giving the protein MTSIIAHRGASHYAPENSISAFELAYEMKADGIETDVQLTKDNIPVLFHDESLKRIFGISGWINQYTLADLKQLDMGKSFHTAFTGTSIVTLEEFLVWIKDKPLTLHLELKNNKIAHKNLEKITYNLIEQHQLLNQTYFSTFSDSSISCLAGFQEITHIGWLTKRQRRDLLAYASSIGATAIHIKHTLLRQRLVKEAMKNGIPVRVYTVNSPRLLNRCFAYKVDSVFTNVPDRAFAIRKKLYRRFLV; this is encoded by the coding sequence ATGACATCCATTATCGCACACCGGGGAGCAAGTCATTATGCACCTGAGAACAGTATTTCGGCGTTTGAACTGGCTTATGAAATGAAAGCTGATGGCATTGAAACAGATGTTCAACTGACAAAAGATAATATCCCTGTCTTGTTTCATGATGAAAGTCTGAAGCGTATTTTTGGAATAAGTGGATGGATTAATCAATACACGCTTGCTGATTTAAAGCAATTGGATATGGGAAAGTCGTTTCATACTGCATTCACAGGTACAAGCATCGTAACCCTTGAAGAATTTTTGGTTTGGATAAAAGATAAACCATTAACCCTGCATTTAGAACTGAAAAATAATAAGATTGCACATAAGAACTTGGAAAAAATTACATATAACCTTATCGAGCAGCATCAATTGTTAAATCAGACCTATTTTTCTACGTTTTCGGACAGCAGTATTTCTTGTCTCGCTGGATTTCAGGAAATTACGCATATCGGCTGGTTAACAAAGCGGCAGCGAAGAGATTTATTAGCATATGCTTCGTCTATCGGCGCTACAGCCATTCACATCAAACATACATTATTGCGGCAGCGGCTTGTAAAAGAAGCGATGAAAAATGGCATTCCTGTCAGGGTTTATACAGTGAATTCGCCCCGTTTATTAAATCGGTGCTTTGCTTACAAAGTAGACAGTGTTTTTACAAATGTACCTGATAGAGCATTTGCCATCCGTAAAAAACTCTATCGGCGTTTTTTGGTCTGA